Proteins encoded by one window of Streptomyces sp. LX-29:
- a CDS encoding BTAD domain-containing putative transcriptional regulator, whose amino-acid sequence MEFRILGPVEAFADGGQVGLGHAKQRSVLAVLLLEANRVVSVDQLIDRVWSEDPPGAVRNVLYGYVARLRAVLRTGGAERAGVRLARRSGGYVLETDPQTVDVHRFRALVAEARRAGGDDTRAAALLREALGLWRGEALVGLSGDWLDATREQLGAEHLAALLARNDVELRLGHHGELLAELRALVTAHPLDERVVRQLMVALYRCERQAEALEAYERTRERLAEGLGVDPGPELRSLHQRILRNDLAPAGAAVAPAPAAVRPREPGGTARLIPAELPRMVPGFSGRAADLATLDSLARCYGGDGPGTLDPGAVVISAIAGTAGVGKTALAVHWGHRVRDRFPDGQLYVDLRGFDRDREPLSPRAALAQLLCGLGLTSQEIPADEEEQIRRYRSLLVDRQMLIVLDDAANAEQVRPLLPGGRSCFVVVTSRNRLRGLVARDGAHPLRLDVLAVGEAHDLLTAVLGRARVAAEPDAAAELARLCGYLPLALRVAAAQLVCEPDRDIADLAAELAEGSRLAVLELEDDEPSAVRAAFELSYRALSPEARLLFRRLGLVPGLEFAAGAAAALLDGTEREAARLLRHLATAHLIESHGEDRYGFHDLLREYACELCAAVEREEDLTAARDRLYAWYLLGADAAGDLLYPQVPRLPRQVPGAAGSAAPEGTASAGSAAPERTAPGGPAGARGAAAAGSPPDAAEDAGRSGPYFAPDTPVLAIPPVRDPVVFADEREAIEWLAGERSHLLAVAERAAKEGPHAVSWHLADSLFAYFWLSLPRDSWQAISQAAMDAAASVGDRRGEAAMCSNVGVALREVGQVGAAASYLRRALELHRAIGWPIGEARALAGLGHVAWEQARLDDALAHHSQAVGMLREHGQWGGEALALVGVGLIHRDMGRLDLAIEHLETALQISRDCGVRYETNHLDTLGIAYWEAGRLREALKVLDEALAVNDAVGYHNGRAVALVFRGRVHVELGRHDEGRAQGERALRLALDTGHRRIQADALNTIGEAHRGLGRADLAAAAHARALAAARAAQNLRAVADSVLALAVTGRLLRRYDEAETRVREALAMARRSGFRVVEGQALTESAELHAALGEHERARAAAEEALTVHRETGHLLGEARTLAALSRALRALGDSPEADSAWRRARRIVAETGARQLDA is encoded by the coding sequence ATGGAGTTCCGGATCCTCGGCCCGGTGGAGGCGTTCGCCGACGGCGGGCAGGTCGGACTCGGCCATGCCAAACAGCGGAGCGTCCTGGCCGTGCTGCTCCTGGAGGCCAACCGCGTGGTCTCCGTCGACCAGCTCATCGACCGGGTGTGGAGCGAGGACCCGCCCGGCGCGGTGCGCAACGTGCTGTACGGCTATGTGGCCCGGCTGCGCGCGGTGTTGCGCACCGGTGGCGCGGAGCGGGCCGGGGTGCGGTTGGCCCGGCGCTCGGGCGGCTACGTCCTGGAGACCGACCCGCAGACCGTCGACGTGCACCGCTTCCGCGCCCTGGTCGCCGAGGCGAGGAGAGCCGGCGGGGACGACACCCGTGCCGCCGCGCTGCTCCGCGAGGCGCTCGGACTGTGGCGCGGAGAGGCCCTGGTGGGCCTCTCCGGCGACTGGCTGGACGCCACCCGCGAACAGCTGGGGGCCGAGCACCTCGCCGCGCTGCTGGCCCGCAACGACGTGGAGCTGCGGCTGGGACACCACGGCGAGCTCCTCGCCGAGCTGCGGGCCCTGGTCACCGCGCACCCCCTGGACGAGCGGGTGGTCCGGCAGTTGATGGTGGCGCTGTACCGCTGCGAGCGGCAGGCCGAGGCGCTGGAGGCGTACGAGCGCACCCGTGAGCGGCTCGCCGAGGGCCTCGGCGTCGACCCCGGGCCCGAGCTGCGCTCGCTGCACCAGCGGATCCTCCGCAACGACCTGGCCCCGGCCGGTGCCGCGGTCGCCCCGGCCCCGGCCGCCGTTCGGCCGCGCGAGCCCGGCGGCACCGCCCGGCTCATCCCCGCCGAACTGCCGCGCATGGTCCCCGGGTTCAGCGGCCGCGCCGCCGATCTGGCCACGCTGGACTCCCTGGCGCGGTGCTACGGGGGCGACGGCCCCGGCACGCTCGACCCGGGAGCGGTGGTGATCTCCGCCATCGCCGGCACCGCGGGCGTCGGCAAGACGGCGCTGGCCGTCCACTGGGGGCACCGGGTGCGCGACCGCTTCCCCGACGGCCAGCTCTACGTCGACCTGCGCGGCTTCGACCGCGACCGGGAGCCGCTCAGCCCCCGTGCCGCGCTGGCGCAGCTGCTCTGCGGCCTCGGGCTGACCTCGCAGGAGATCCCCGCGGACGAGGAGGAGCAGATCCGCCGCTACCGCTCGCTGCTGGTCGACCGTCAGATGCTGATCGTGCTCGACGACGCGGCCAACGCCGAGCAGGTGCGGCCGCTGCTGCCCGGCGGCCGGTCCTGCTTCGTCGTGGTGACCAGCCGCAACCGGTTGCGCGGACTGGTCGCCCGGGACGGCGCCCACCCGCTCAGGCTGGACGTCCTCGCCGTCGGCGAGGCGCACGACCTGCTGACGGCGGTGCTCGGCCGGGCCCGGGTGGCCGCCGAGCCCGACGCGGCGGCCGAGCTGGCGCGGCTGTGCGGCTACCTCCCGCTCGCCCTCCGGGTGGCCGCGGCGCAACTGGTGTGCGAGCCGGACCGGGACATCGCCGATCTGGCCGCCGAGCTCGCCGAGGGCAGCCGGCTCGCGGTGCTCGAGCTGGAGGACGACGAGCCCTCGGCGGTCCGCGCCGCCTTCGAGCTGTCCTACCGCGCGCTCAGCCCCGAGGCCCGGCTGCTGTTCCGCCGGCTCGGGCTGGTGCCCGGGCTGGAGTTCGCCGCGGGCGCCGCGGCCGCCCTGCTGGACGGCACCGAGCGCGAGGCAGCCCGGCTGCTCCGCCACCTGGCCACCGCCCATCTCATCGAGTCCCACGGCGAGGACCGCTACGGCTTCCACGACCTGCTGCGCGAATACGCCTGCGAGCTGTGCGCCGCGGTCGAGCGCGAGGAGGACCTGACCGCGGCCCGGGACCGGCTCTACGCCTGGTACCTCCTCGGCGCCGACGCCGCGGGGGACCTGCTGTACCCGCAGGTCCCCCGGCTGCCGCGACAGGTGCCGGGAGCGGCGGGCTCGGCGGCCCCGGAGGGGACGGCCTCGGCCGGCTCGGCGGCCCCGGAGAGAACGGCCCCGGGCGGTCCGGCGGGTGCGAGGGGGGCGGCCGCCGCGGGATCGCCCCCGGACGCGGCGGAGGACGCCGGCCGGTCCGGCCCGTACTTCGCCCCCGACACCCCCGTGCTCGCCATCCCCCCGGTCCGCGACCCCGTCGTCTTCGCCGACGAACGGGAGGCGATCGAATGGCTGGCGGGGGAGCGTTCCCATCTGCTCGCCGTCGCGGAACGGGCGGCCAAGGAGGGCCCGCACGCGGTCTCCTGGCACCTGGCGGACTCCCTCTTCGCCTACTTCTGGCTGAGCCTGCCCCGCGACTCCTGGCAGGCCATCTCCCAGGCCGCGATGGACGCGGCGGCGTCCGTCGGGGACCGCAGGGGGGAGGCCGCCATGTGCAGCAACGTCGGGGTCGCGCTGCGGGAGGTGGGCCAGGTCGGCGCCGCCGCCTCCTACCTGCGTCGCGCGCTGGAGCTGCACCGCGCGATCGGCTGGCCCATCGGCGAGGCGCGGGCGCTGGCCGGCCTGGGGCACGTGGCCTGGGAACAGGCCCGGCTCGACGACGCCCTGGCCCACCACTCGCAGGCCGTGGGGATGCTGCGCGAGCACGGCCAGTGGGGCGGCGAGGCGCTGGCGCTGGTCGGTGTCGGCCTGATCCACCGCGACATGGGCCGGCTCGACCTGGCCATCGAGCACCTGGAGACGGCGCTCCAGATCAGCCGGGACTGCGGGGTGCGCTACGAGACCAACCACCTGGACACCCTCGGCATCGCCTACTGGGAGGCGGGTCGGCTCCGGGAGGCGCTCAAGGTGCTGGACGAGGCGCTGGCCGTCAACGACGCGGTCGGCTACCACAACGGGCGCGCGGTGGCGCTGGTGTTCCGGGGACGGGTGCACGTCGAGCTCGGGCGGCACGACGAGGGACGGGCGCAGGGCGAGCGCGCGCTGCGGCTGGCCCTGGACACCGGGCACCGCAGGATCCAGGCCGACGCCCTCAACACCATCGGCGAGGCCCATCGCGGCCTGGGGCGCGCCGACCTCGCCGCGGCGGCCCACGCCCGTGCCCTCGCCGCCGCGCGCGCGGCGCAGAACCTGCGCGCGGTCGCGGACAGCGTGCTCGCGCTCGCCGTCACCGGACGGCTGCTGCGCCGCTACGACGAGGCCGAGACCCGGGTACGCGAAGCCCTGGCCATGGCCCGCCGCAGCGGCTTCCGGGTCGTCGAGGGCCAGGCGCTCACCGAGAGCGCCGAGCTGCACGCCGCCCTCGGTGAGCACGAACGCGCCCGCGCCGCCGCCGAGGAGGCGCTCACCGTCCACCGCGAGACCGGTCACCTCCTCGGCGAGGCCCGTACCCTGGCGGCCCTCAGCCGCGCGCTCCGCGCCCTCGGCGACTCCCCGGAGGCGGATTCCGCCTGGCGGCGGGCCCGCCGGATCGTGGCCGAGACGGGCGCCCGGCAGCTCGACGCCTGA
- a CDS encoding GNAT family N-acetyltransferase, translated as MTLNVREFRPSDAESVAAARRSAFPYLVTTARTIAWEVARAPAARHHRLLVVERDGRVVGSTETGLYSDSEEPGLAYADTTVHAEERGRGAGSALVTAAEEYLAGLGAAKVFVWTLDERHAVTFAERRGYARGRSSRVQRLDLARTPLPPLPEAAGAPGVELRTAADFAADPRPLYEADIACTADEPGDVSERPVPYAQWLAHTWEHPALDRELTSVALVDGAVAAYSVAHTDGHGRYWSGMTGTLRAFRGRGLAKLAKHDSLRRARAAGCALAFTGNDGENAPMLAINRWFGYQLAATEWRYVRELAG; from the coding sequence ATGACGCTGAACGTGCGTGAATTCCGCCCCTCGGACGCCGAGTCCGTCGCCGCGGCGCGACGCTCCGCCTTCCCCTATCTGGTGACCACCGCGCGGACGATCGCCTGGGAGGTGGCCCGTGCGCCCGCGGCGCGGCACCACCGGCTGCTGGTGGTCGAGCGGGACGGGCGCGTGGTCGGATCGACCGAGACCGGGCTCTACTCCGACAGCGAGGAGCCGGGGCTGGCCTACGCCGACACCACCGTGCACGCCGAGGAGCGCGGCCGCGGCGCGGGCTCGGCGCTGGTGACCGCCGCCGAGGAGTACCTGGCCGGGCTCGGCGCCGCGAAGGTCTTCGTCTGGACGCTGGACGAGCGCCACGCGGTCACCTTCGCCGAGCGCCGCGGCTACGCGCGCGGCCGCTCCTCCCGCGTCCAACGCCTCGACCTGGCCCGAACGCCGCTGCCCCCGCTTCCGGAGGCGGCCGGGGCCCCGGGCGTCGAGCTGCGCACCGCGGCCGACTTCGCCGCCGACCCGCGGCCGCTGTACGAGGCGGACATCGCCTGCACCGCCGACGAGCCGGGCGACGTGTCCGAACGACCGGTCCCCTACGCGCAGTGGCTCGCCCACACCTGGGAACACCCCGCCCTCGACCGCGAACTGACCTCCGTCGCCCTGGTCGACGGCGCCGTCGCCGCCTACAGCGTCGCCCACACCGACGGCCACGGCCGCTACTGGTCCGGCATGACCGGCACCCTGCGCGCCTTCCGGGGCCGCGGGCTCGCCAAGCTGGCCAAGCACGACTCCCTCCGCCGCGCCCGCGCCGCCGGCTGTGCGCTCGCCTTCACCGGCAACGACGGTGAGAACGCGCCCATGCTCGCCATCAACCGGTGGTTCGGCTACCAGCTCGCGGCCACCGAGTGGCGGTACGTACGGGAGCTGGCGGGCTGA
- the asnB gene encoding asparagine synthase (glutamine-hydrolyzing) — protein sequence MCGITGWIAYEQDLSRERGTLDAMTATMTCRGPDAGGVWLDTHAALGHRRLAVIDIEGGAQPMTVARGGETALVITYSGEVYNHRELRAELESRGHVFRTRSDTEVVLHAYLEWGADFTSRLNGMYAFALWDPREEELLLVRDRMGIKPLYYHPTADGVLFGSEPKALLAHPAVRPAVDTEGLAELLAFTKTPGHAVYKGMYEVRPGHTVRVRRQGLTVHRYWALEAADHTDDLDTTVRRVRELLDDIVARQLIADVPLCTLLSGGLDSSAITALAAGRLAAEGRGPVRSFSVDFLGHAEHFRPDDLRATPDGPYAHALAEHVRSDHRDIVLDTTTLLDPDHRAAVLSSRDLPVGFGDGDTSLYLLFKAIREQSTVALSGESADEVFGGYRSFHDPKTVWADTFPWIADGVDAAFAGGGGTRQALLDRGLLAKLDLTGYRDDRYREALAEVPHRAGETRLERRMREICYLHLTRFVQVLLDRKDRASMAVGLEVRVPFCDHRLVGYVFNTPWAMKTFDGREKSLLRAATRDVLPAAVADRVKSPYPSTQDPRYALALRDELRRLLADPDAPVRPLLDAGALAEAQADPTGGGFRAGTELVLALDAWLRQYRTALEL from the coding sequence ATGTGCGGAATCACCGGATGGATCGCCTACGAACAGGACCTGAGCCGCGAACGCGGCACCCTCGACGCGATGACCGCCACCATGACCTGCCGCGGCCCGGACGCGGGCGGCGTCTGGCTGGACACCCATGCCGCCCTCGGCCACCGTCGGCTGGCGGTGATAGACATCGAGGGCGGCGCCCAGCCGATGACCGTCGCCCGCGGCGGCGAGACGGCGCTCGTCATCACCTACAGCGGCGAGGTCTACAACCACCGCGAACTGCGAGCCGAACTCGAGTCGCGCGGCCACGTCTTCCGCACCCGCAGCGACACCGAGGTGGTGCTCCACGCCTACCTGGAGTGGGGCGCGGACTTCACCAGCCGGCTCAACGGCATGTACGCCTTCGCGCTGTGGGACCCACGCGAGGAGGAACTCCTCCTGGTCCGCGACCGCATGGGCATCAAGCCGCTCTACTACCACCCGACGGCGGACGGCGTGCTCTTCGGCTCCGAGCCCAAGGCGCTCCTCGCCCACCCGGCCGTGCGCCCCGCCGTCGACACCGAGGGCCTCGCCGAGCTCCTCGCCTTCACCAAGACCCCCGGCCACGCCGTCTACAAGGGCATGTACGAGGTGCGGCCCGGGCACACCGTGCGGGTCCGCCGCCAGGGCCTGACCGTCCACCGCTACTGGGCCCTGGAGGCCGCGGACCACACCGACGACCTCGACACCACCGTGCGCCGGGTGCGCGAACTGCTCGACGACATCGTCGCCCGCCAACTGATCGCGGACGTCCCGCTGTGCACCCTGCTCTCGGGCGGCCTGGACTCCTCGGCCATCACCGCGCTCGCCGCCGGCCGGCTGGCCGCCGAGGGGCGCGGACCGGTGCGCTCCTTCTCCGTGGACTTCCTCGGCCACGCCGAGCACTTCCGCCCGGACGACCTCCGCGCCACCCCCGACGGGCCCTACGCCCACGCCCTCGCCGAGCATGTGCGCTCCGACCACCGCGACATCGTGCTGGACACCACCACCCTGCTGGACCCCGACCACCGCGCCGCCGTCCTCTCCTCCCGCGACCTCCCGGTCGGCTTCGGCGACGGCGACACCTCCCTCTACCTGCTCTTCAAGGCCATTCGCGAACAGTCGACCGTCGCCCTGTCCGGCGAGTCCGCCGACGAGGTCTTCGGCGGCTACCGCTCCTTCCACGACCCCAAGACCGTGTGGGCCGACACCTTCCCCTGGATCGCCGACGGCGTGGACGCCGCCTTCGCCGGCGGCGGCGGAACCCGACAGGCGCTCCTGGACCGCGGGCTGCTGGCCAAGCTCGACCTCACCGGCTACCGGGACGACCGCTACCGCGAGGCGCTCGCCGAGGTGCCCCACCGCGCGGGCGAGACCCGCCTGGAACGGCGCATGCGGGAGATCTGCTACCTCCACCTGACCCGCTTCGTCCAGGTGCTGCTGGACCGCAAGGACCGCGCCAGCATGGCCGTCGGGCTGGAGGTGCGGGTGCCGTTCTGCGACCACCGGCTGGTCGGTTACGTCTTCAACACGCCCTGGGCGATGAAGACCTTCGACGGCCGCGAGAAGTCGCTGCTGCGGGCCGCCACCCGCGATGTGCTGCCGGCGGCCGTCGCCGACCGGGTCAAGAGCCCCTACCCGTCCACCCAGGACCCGCGCTACGCGCTCGCCCTGCGCGACGAGCTGCGACGACTGCTCGCCGACCCGGACGCGCCGGTGCGCCCGCTGCTCGACGCCGGGGCGCTCGCCGAGGCCCAGGCGGATCCCACCGGCGGCGGCTTCCGGGCCGGCACCGAACTCGTCCTCGCCCTCGACGCCTGGCTGCGTCAGTACCGGACCGCGCTCGAGCTATAG
- a CDS encoding GntR family transcriptional regulator, whose product MALRISVDPESATAPFEQLRAQIAEQARAGVLPVGYKLPTVRGFAEELGLAANTVAKAYRALEADGVIETRGRNGTFVAAAGDAARREAAAAAAGYAQRARRLGLDRAAAQAAVEDALRAAYGEE is encoded by the coding sequence GTGGCCCTACGGATCTCCGTCGACCCCGAGTCCGCGACCGCCCCGTTCGAGCAGCTCCGCGCGCAGATCGCCGAGCAGGCACGGGCCGGCGTCCTCCCCGTGGGCTACAAGCTCCCGACCGTACGCGGCTTCGCCGAGGAACTCGGCCTCGCCGCGAACACCGTCGCCAAGGCGTACCGCGCCCTGGAGGCGGACGGCGTCATCGAGACCCGCGGCCGCAACGGCACCTTCGTGGCGGCCGCGGGCGACGCCGCCCGGCGCGAGGCCGCCGCCGCGGCCGCCGGCTACGCCCAGCGGGCCCGGCGGCTCGGCCTGGACCGAGCCGCCGCGCAAGCCGCCGTCGAGGACGCCCTGCGAGCCGCCTACGGAGAGGAGTGA
- the ddaH gene encoding dimethylargininase has translation MNPLTSSRKALVRRPSPRLAEGLVTHIDRKPVDAALALRQWEEYVATLGAHGWETVEVPAADDCPDGVFIEDTMVVYRNVALIARPGADSRRPETEAAEATVAALGCSLNRVREPGTLDGGDVLKIGDTLYVGRGGRTDGEGVRQLRAVFEPLGARVVAVPVSRVLHLKSAVTALPDGTVIGYPPLVDDPRAFPRFLSVPEESGSHVVLLGGGRLLMAASAPRSAELFADLGYTPVPVDISEFEKMEGCVTCLSVRLRGLYA, from the coding sequence ATGAACCCCCTGACCAGCAGCAGGAAAGCGCTCGTACGACGGCCCAGCCCGCGGCTGGCCGAAGGGCTCGTCACCCACATCGACCGCAAGCCGGTCGACGCCGCCCTGGCGCTGCGCCAGTGGGAGGAGTACGTCGCCACCCTCGGCGCCCACGGCTGGGAGACGGTCGAGGTGCCCGCGGCCGACGACTGCCCGGACGGCGTCTTCATCGAGGACACCATGGTCGTCTACCGGAACGTGGCGCTCATCGCCCGGCCCGGCGCCGACTCCCGACGCCCGGAGACCGAGGCCGCCGAGGCGACCGTGGCCGCGCTGGGCTGCTCCCTCAACCGCGTCCGCGAGCCGGGCACCCTCGACGGCGGTGACGTCCTCAAGATCGGGGACACCCTCTACGTCGGCCGCGGCGGCCGCACCGACGGCGAGGGCGTGCGGCAGCTCCGCGCCGTCTTCGAACCGCTGGGCGCCCGCGTGGTCGCCGTCCCGGTCAGCAGGGTGCTGCATCTGAAGTCCGCGGTCACCGCGCTGCCGGACGGCACCGTCATCGGCTACCCGCCGCTGGTCGACGACCCGCGGGCCTTCCCCCGCTTCCTCTCCGTGCCCGAGGAGTCCGGCTCCCATGTGGTGCTGCTGGGCGGCGGCCGGCTGCTGATGGCCGCCAGCGCCCCGCGCAGCGCCGAGCTCTTCGCGGACCTCGGTTACACGCCGGTGCCCGTGGACATCAGCGAGTTCGAGAAGATGGAAGGCTGCGTGACCTGCCTGTCCGTGCGGCTCCGCGGCCTGTACGCCTGA
- a CDS encoding DUF5925 domain-containing protein has product MRAPSEAEKALPIRLNIDDNDSPSDVVDALFLGRFATGEQPYAHSRSIDRVRSGATLLPRGATVLRSVRDEDRSATLAEGEGWTLLVSRWNQGADVTVTAVAAELAERVLGEAVEGAEDEPEPQPDDVTMGFWYFSPRRGLPHRTTRRISAGTWQEIRGNYTAPVAEALDGVMKVSPGDIAGRLLLLHGPPGTGKTSALRTLARSWQDWCQVDCVLDPERLFSDLGYLMDIAIGEEDGPGGGGRWRLLLLEDCDELMRGDARHLAGQALSRLLNLTDGLLGQGRKVLVGVTTNEDLERLHPAVVRPGRCLARIEVGRLTRAEAVGWLGTEEGVGRDGATLAELFALRRGTGPASVPGPAPGADAGLYL; this is encoded by the coding sequence ATGCGCGCCCCTTCCGAGGCCGAGAAGGCCCTGCCGATCCGGCTGAACATCGACGACAACGACTCGCCTTCGGACGTCGTCGACGCCCTGTTCCTCGGGCGGTTCGCCACCGGCGAGCAGCCGTACGCCCACAGCCGCTCCATCGACCGGGTCAGATCGGGCGCCACGCTGCTGCCCCGGGGTGCCACCGTGCTGCGCTCGGTCCGCGACGAGGACCGCAGCGCGACGCTGGCGGAGGGCGAGGGCTGGACGCTGCTGGTGTCGCGCTGGAACCAGGGCGCCGATGTCACGGTGACGGCGGTGGCGGCGGAGCTCGCCGAGCGGGTGCTGGGCGAGGCGGTGGAGGGCGCGGAGGACGAGCCGGAGCCGCAGCCGGACGATGTGACGATGGGCTTCTGGTACTTCTCGCCGCGACGCGGGCTGCCGCACCGCACCACCCGCCGCATCTCGGCCGGCACCTGGCAGGAGATCCGCGGCAACTACACGGCGCCCGTGGCGGAGGCGCTGGACGGGGTGATGAAGGTGTCCCCCGGCGACATCGCCGGGCGGCTGTTGCTGCTGCACGGCCCGCCGGGGACCGGCAAGACCTCGGCGCTGCGCACGCTGGCCCGCTCCTGGCAGGACTGGTGCCAGGTGGACTGCGTGCTGGACCCGGAGCGGCTCTTCAGCGACCTGGGCTATCTGATGGACATCGCCATCGGCGAGGAGGACGGGCCGGGCGGCGGCGGGCGCTGGCGGCTGTTGCTGCTGGAGGACTGCGACGAGCTGATGCGCGGCGACGCCCGGCATCTGGCGGGCCAGGCGCTGTCCCGGCTGCTGAACCTGACGGACGGGCTGCTCGGGCAGGGCCGGAAGGTGCTGGTGGGGGTGACCACCAACGAGGACCTGGAGCGGCTGCACCCGGCGGTGGTGCGGCCGGGCCGCTGCCTGGCGCGAATCGAGGTGGGCCGGCTGACCCGCGCGGAGGCGGTGGGCTGGCTGGGCACCGAGGAGGGCGTCGGGCGGGACGGGGCGACGCTGGCCGAGCTGTTCGCGCTGCGCCGGGGCACCGGGCCGGCCTCGGTGCCGGGCCCCGCGCCCGGGGCGGACGCGGGGCTGTATCTGTGA
- a CDS encoding xylan 1,4-beta-xylosidase, which produces MLFRAGRWRLTTLLGAVVVALALLLTTCAGWPGGDAKGTTAEAPAPTGPTTDPPVPPGPSPRSPGGPASPELGWGFTHTQYSADQGASDARRRADTLLSAQPMPQNQHIMGWGADNPEPSPDRYDFRELDRRVALMRATDATPVLTLCCAPDWMKGGQAGRTDWSQRALETAPDPEHYADFAQLAGEIAHRYPDVRHFIVWNEFKGFYDDEKRRWNYEGYTELYNLVYAELKKANRDNLVGGPYVVADSDPPDEEGGSDEVRGLWGALDQRSADAIRYWNEHKTGADFVVVDGSSYTREDDELIPDEFAATEKFASVTRWLSRTTGLPVWWAEWYVEPPADDGSGRVGGRDGWSERHRTAVQATAMMRLAGGGAATAFYWNPQETGSDCPGCLWNSTELRDGGEQLPMMGLLRRFARAFPPGTDFRPVTVTTGDAARIEVLADDAVVLVVNTEDRRVGATVDGQELDLSPYEVRWLSR; this is translated from the coding sequence ATGTTGTTCAGAGCAGGACGGTGGCGGCTCACCACACTGCTCGGCGCGGTCGTGGTCGCTCTGGCCCTGCTGCTCACCACGTGCGCGGGCTGGCCGGGCGGCGACGCCAAGGGGACCACGGCCGAAGCCCCGGCGCCCACGGGCCCGACCACGGACCCGCCGGTGCCCCCCGGGCCCTCGCCGCGATCACCCGGCGGCCCGGCCAGCCCGGAGCTGGGCTGGGGGTTCACCCACACCCAGTACAGCGCCGACCAGGGCGCGTCGGACGCCAGACGTCGGGCCGACACCCTGCTCTCCGCCCAGCCCATGCCGCAGAACCAGCACATCATGGGCTGGGGCGCCGACAACCCCGAGCCCTCCCCGGACCGTTACGACTTCCGGGAGCTGGACCGGCGCGTCGCCCTGATGCGAGCCACCGACGCCACCCCGGTGCTCACCCTGTGCTGCGCCCCCGACTGGATGAAGGGCGGGCAGGCGGGCCGCACCGACTGGTCGCAGCGGGCGCTGGAGACCGCCCCCGACCCGGAGCACTACGCCGACTTCGCGCAGCTCGCCGGCGAGATCGCCCACCGCTACCCGGACGTTCGGCACTTCATCGTGTGGAACGAGTTCAAGGGCTTCTACGACGACGAGAAGCGGCGCTGGAACTACGAGGGGTACACCGAGCTGTACAACCTCGTCTACGCGGAGCTGAAGAAGGCGAACCGGGACAACCTCGTCGGCGGCCCCTACGTGGTCGCCGACAGCGACCCACCCGACGAGGAGGGCGGCTCCGACGAGGTCCGCGGCCTGTGGGGCGCGCTCGACCAGCGCTCCGCCGACGCCATCCGCTACTGGAACGAACACAAGACGGGCGCGGACTTCGTCGTCGTCGACGGCTCCAGCTACACCCGCGAGGACGACGAGCTGATCCCCGACGAGTTCGCCGCCACCGAGAAGTTCGCCTCCGTCACCCGCTGGCTGAGCCGCACCACCGGGCTGCCGGTGTGGTGGGCCGAGTGGTACGTCGAGCCGCCCGCCGACGACGGCAGCGGACGCGTGGGCGGCCGGGACGGCTGGAGCGAGCGGCACCGCACCGCGGTACAGGCCACCGCCATGATGCGGCTGGCCGGCGGCGGCGCGGCCACCGCCTTCTACTGGAACCCGCAGGAGACCGGCTCCGACTGCCCCGGATGCCTGTGGAACAGCACCGAACTGCGCGACGGCGGCGAGCAGTTGCCGATGATGGGGCTGCTGCGGCGGTTCGCCCGCGCGTTCCCGCCCGGTACCGACTTCCGCCCCGTCACGGTCACCACCGGGGACGCCGCCCGCATCGAGGTCCTCGCCGACGACGCCGTCGTCCTGGTCGTCAACACCGAGGACCGCCGGGTCGGCGCGACGGTCGACGGGCAGGAGCTGGACCTCTCCCCGTACGAGGTGCGCTGGCTGAGCCGGTGA